Proteins encoded together in one Salarchaeum sp. JOR-1 window:
- a CDS encoding D-aminoacyl-tRNA deacylase gives MIGVVVSRADEASVAIGEQLRDIADWTNAGGAWHRDGFELREFEDWHVELDGVAAAFSDPDLVVFASRHSGDTGPLLTAHHTGNFGPGEFGGEDYALAEAAPEAHRALLDGFREHAPDEYEVGMECTHHGPTEVGAPSLFAELGSSEDEWRDDAAARAVARAILDMSGVEPQGGRSLVGFGGGHYVPRPTRIVADTEWGFGHVAAEWCLDDMGAPGEHRDTIDRAFAATDTEYAVVDGEKPGLETTIDDLGYRVVSETWVRETDGVPLDLVRALEDEFASVDDGLRFGENASGEYVIVDLPDDLWADAHSVNAERARRIARETTVAYETTENGNRVEGRSAFPDREAYDEYVQRLADLLREKYDAVEVEPDEVVVTDVAFDPDLAQDAGVPEGPKFGRLAGGQPVEVDGETVTPGDVSREQTARYRV, from the coding sequence ATGATAGGCGTGGTCGTCAGTCGCGCGGACGAAGCGTCCGTCGCTATCGGCGAACAACTCAGGGACATCGCGGACTGGACGAACGCGGGGGGCGCGTGGCATCGGGACGGGTTCGAACTCCGGGAGTTCGAGGACTGGCACGTCGAACTCGACGGCGTCGCGGCGGCGTTCTCCGACCCCGACCTCGTGGTGTTCGCGTCCCGGCACTCGGGCGACACCGGCCCCCTCCTGACGGCGCACCACACCGGGAACTTCGGGCCGGGCGAGTTCGGCGGCGAGGACTACGCGCTCGCGGAGGCCGCGCCCGAGGCGCACCGCGCGCTCCTCGACGGCTTCCGCGAGCACGCCCCCGACGAGTACGAGGTCGGGATGGAGTGCACGCACCACGGGCCGACCGAGGTGGGCGCGCCGTCGCTGTTCGCGGAACTCGGCAGCAGCGAGGACGAGTGGCGGGACGACGCGGCCGCGCGAGCGGTCGCCCGGGCAATCCTCGACATGTCGGGGGTCGAGCCGCAGGGCGGGCGGTCGCTCGTCGGGTTCGGCGGCGGGCACTACGTCCCGCGCCCCACCAGAATCGTCGCGGACACCGAGTGGGGGTTCGGGCACGTCGCGGCCGAGTGGTGTCTCGACGACATGGGCGCGCCCGGCGAACACCGCGACACCATCGACCGGGCGTTCGCGGCGACCGACACGGAGTACGCGGTCGTGGACGGCGAGAAACCCGGCCTCGAAACGACCATCGACGACCTCGGGTATCGCGTCGTGAGCGAGACGTGGGTGCGGGAGACCGACGGCGTGCCGCTCGACCTCGTGCGGGCGCTGGAGGACGAGTTCGCGAGCGTGGACGACGGCCTGCGGTTCGGCGAGAACGCGAGCGGGGAGTACGTCATCGTGGATTTGCCGGACGACCTCTGGGCGGACGCGCACAGCGTCAACGCGGAGCGCGCCCGCCGAATCGCGCGGGAGACGACAGTGGCGTACGAGACGACGGAGAACGGGAATCGCGTCGAGGGACGGAGCGCGTTCCCCGACCGCGAGGCCTACGACGAATACGTCCAGCGGCTCGCCGACCTCCTCCGCGAGAAGTACGACGCAGTCGAGGTCGAACCGGACGAAGTGGTCGTCACCGACGTCGCGTTCGACCCCGACCTCGCGCAGGACGCGGGCGTTCCCGAGGGCCCGAAGTTCGGACGGCTCGCCGGCGGACAGCCGGTGGAGGTCGATGGGGAGACCGTCACTCCCGGGGACGTGTCCCGAGAGCAGACCGCCCGATACCGCGTCTGA
- a CDS encoding CinA family protein, with product MRNHARDPPIEETLGDALRERGDTIATTESCTGGLVGSLLTDIPGSSDYFDRTYCTYTYDAKLDTGVTREALDEHGAVSEPVARQMAQAVRDSAGTTWGVSTTGIAGPSGGTPEKPVGTVYIGVAHAGDWGSAETYTRVERHEFDGDRRDIKEKIARRALRTVENELE from the coding sequence ATGCGAAACCACGCCCGCGACCCGCCGATAGAGGAGACGCTCGGGGACGCGCTCCGCGAGCGCGGCGACACCATCGCCACCACCGAGTCCTGCACGGGCGGCCTCGTCGGCTCCCTCCTCACTGACATTCCGGGGTCGTCGGACTACTTCGACCGGACGTACTGCACGTACACGTACGACGCGAAACTCGACACCGGCGTCACCCGCGAGGCGCTCGACGAGCACGGCGCGGTCAGCGAACCCGTCGCGCGCCAGATGGCGCAAGCGGTTCGAGATTCGGCGGGGACGACGTGGGGCGTCTCCACCACCGGCATCGCCGGCCCGTCCGGTGGCACGCCCGAGAAGCCCGTCGGCACGGTCTACATCGGCGTCGCGCACGCCGGCGACTGGGGGAGCGCCGAGACGTACACCCGCGTCGAGCGCCACGAGTTCGACGGCGACCGCCGCGACATCAAAGAGAAGATAGCCCGGCGCGCCCTCCGCACCGTCGAGAACGAACTCGAATGA
- a CDS encoding acyl-CoA dehydrogenase family protein — MELLSEDIVPEYARDVKHEAREFAEEHIAPNAEEYYRTGDYPWEVLEAGQDAGLVAQDIGEEYGGRGLDVVQMLAMAEEFYRADAGIALTLQLASFGAEMLEQYGTDEQKEEYLRPLAEGEQISGLAVSEPDVGSDLAGMQTTAEKDGDEYVLNGEKYWIGNGVEADWITVYVKTADTDDRYMNYSLFIVPTDSVGYDAEHIPEKMGMRASKQAHIVFDDCRVPAENLIGTEGGGFMMLADFFNHGRVVVGGHGLGLAAAAFEEAWEFVHDREEFGRHVSDFQAVQHGLADMRLEFEAARALNYRAAEKVRDYDNPGLWAAMAKTKSTEVARDNAQQGMQFHGGRSILTDRRIARVYRDVRIPVVYEGANEIQRNLVYRQSGE; from the coding sequence ATGGAGTTGCTCTCCGAGGACATCGTCCCCGAGTACGCCCGCGACGTGAAACACGAGGCCCGTGAGTTCGCCGAGGAGCACATCGCGCCGAACGCCGAGGAGTACTACCGGACCGGCGACTACCCCTGGGAGGTTCTCGAAGCCGGCCAGGACGCCGGACTGGTCGCGCAGGACATCGGCGAGGAGTACGGCGGCCGCGGCCTCGACGTGGTGCAGATGCTCGCGATGGCGGAGGAGTTCTACCGCGCGGACGCCGGCATCGCGCTCACGCTCCAGCTCGCGTCGTTCGGCGCGGAGATGCTCGAACAGTACGGCACGGACGAGCAGAAGGAGGAGTACCTGCGCCCGCTCGCGGAGGGCGAGCAGATCTCGGGGCTCGCGGTGTCCGAACCCGACGTGGGGAGCGACCTCGCCGGCATGCAGACCACCGCCGAGAAAGACGGCGACGAGTACGTGCTGAACGGCGAGAAGTACTGGATCGGCAACGGCGTGGAGGCGGACTGGATCACGGTGTACGTCAAGACGGCGGACACCGACGACCGCTACATGAACTACTCGCTGTTCATCGTCCCCACCGATTCTGTGGGGTACGACGCCGAGCACATCCCGGAGAAGATGGGGATGCGCGCGTCCAAGCAGGCCCACATCGTCTTCGACGACTGCCGGGTTCCCGCGGAGAACCTCATCGGCACCGAGGGCGGCGGGTTCATGATGCTCGCCGACTTCTTCAACCACGGCCGCGTCGTCGTCGGCGGACACGGCCTCGGACTCGCCGCCGCCGCGTTCGAGGAGGCCTGGGAGTTCGTGCACGACCGCGAGGAGTTCGGCCGCCACGTCAGTGACTTCCAGGCCGTCCAGCACGGACTCGCGGACATGCGCCTCGAATTCGAGGCCGCGCGCGCCCTGAACTACCGCGCCGCCGAGAAAGTCCGGGACTACGACAACCCCGGCCTCTGGGCCGCGATGGCGAAAACCAAATCCACCGAGGTCGCCCGGGACAACGCCCAGCAGGGCATGCAGTTCCACGGCGGCCGCAGCATCCTCACCGACCGCCGCATCGCCCGCGTCTACCGGGACGTCCGCATTCCCGTCGTCTACGAGGGCGCGAACGAGATTCAGCGCAACCTCGTGTATCGGCAAAGCGGCGAGTAG
- a CDS encoding protein translocase SEC61 complex subunit gamma, producing MDVPLEPSAYTRVLKLASTPSWNEFSQIALIAGAGILLVGLMGFIIGVTMGFIPGV from the coding sequence ATGGACGTTCCCTTAGAGCCTTCCGCGTACACGCGGGTGCTCAAACTCGCGAGCACGCCGTCGTGGAACGAGTTCTCCCAGATCGCGCTCATCGCCGGCGCCGGCATCCTCCTCGTCGGCCTGATGGGATTCATCATCGGTGTCACGATGGGATTCATCCCGGGTGTCTAA
- a CDS encoding LLM class flavin-dependent oxidoreductase — MNGGSPSELAESMADVREYVAEFDTEPPEFAANAFVIQRDTEAEAKDELENIIENATDEQVEAFKEQVKQAGQSTAAGDGMWADSEFEDLVQYNDGFKTGLIGTEAQIVERIRELDAIGIDIVLAGFLNYDWELEQFGETIIPAVEDAEPLPEREPAAVADG; from the coding sequence ATGAACGGCGGCAGCCCCTCCGAGCTAGCGGAGAGTATGGCCGACGTTCGCGAGTACGTCGCGGAGTTCGACACGGAGCCGCCGGAGTTCGCGGCGAACGCGTTCGTCATCCAGCGCGACACCGAGGCGGAGGCGAAGGACGAACTGGAGAACATCATCGAGAACGCGACCGACGAACAGGTCGAGGCGTTCAAGGAGCAGGTGAAGCAGGCCGGGCAGTCCACGGCGGCGGGCGACGGGATGTGGGCCGACTCGGAGTTCGAGGACCTCGTCCAGTACAACGACGGCTTCAAGACCGGGCTCATCGGCACGGAGGCCCAGATCGTGGAGCGCATCCGCGAACTGGACGCCATCGGCATCGACATCGTTCTCGCGGGATTCCTGAACTACGACTGGGAGCTCGAACAGTTCGGGGAGACAATCATCCCCGCCGTCGAAGACGCGGAACCGCTCCCGGAGCGCGAGCCCGCCGCCGTCGCGGACGGCTAG
- a CDS encoding pyridoxal phosphate-dependent aminotransferase produces the protein MEYEEPLFFEVMSYAENAERDVVDMVSGNPDWGSPDGISEGLHEYADLGGDDFQYAPSAGLRGLREEIAARRGVEAERVIVANGGGAANYLAMGRALERDAGSEVILTDPVYPYYPGKTTMLGGEQSFVPVDDDGALDPADVRATASDDTAAIVVNTPNNPTGAVYGEETMRELVAVAEEYDAILVSDEVYDHFVLDGAFTSALEFDSEHVIVTNSYSKTHAITGFRVGYTVLPREHVPAVRARNMLTNVSTTRPGQYAVLNALRETSPDYHAENRDRLRERVRTFTTALDAAGAEYTEPDGAFYVLAKFPDYPGTLENTKQLVDEAGVAGMPGSAFGESRSEWFRFALVTPRVEAAAERLAEYFA, from the coding sequence ATGGAGTACGAGGAGCCGCTGTTCTTCGAGGTGATGTCGTACGCGGAGAACGCCGAGCGCGACGTGGTGGACATGGTGTCCGGGAACCCCGACTGGGGGTCGCCGGACGGCATCAGCGAGGGCTTGCACGAGTACGCCGACCTCGGCGGCGACGACTTCCAGTACGCGCCGAGCGCGGGTCTCCGCGGGCTCCGAGAGGAAATCGCCGCGCGCCGGGGCGTCGAGGCGGAGCGCGTCATCGTCGCGAACGGCGGCGGCGCGGCGAACTACCTCGCGATGGGTCGCGCGCTCGAACGCGACGCGGGCAGCGAGGTCATCCTCACTGATCCCGTCTACCCCTACTATCCGGGGAAGACGACGATGCTCGGCGGCGAGCAGTCGTTCGTACCCGTGGACGACGACGGCGCGCTCGACCCCGCGGACGTGCGCGCGACCGCGAGCGACGACACCGCCGCCATCGTCGTGAACACGCCGAACAACCCCACGGGAGCGGTGTACGGCGAGGAGACGATGCGGGAACTCGTCGCGGTCGCGGAGGAGTACGACGCGATCCTGGTGAGCGACGAGGTGTACGACCACTTCGTGCTCGACGGCGCGTTCACGAGCGCTCTGGAGTTCGACTCCGAACACGTCATCGTCACGAACTCCTACTCGAAGACCCACGCGATCACGGGGTTCCGAGTCGGCTACACGGTTCTCCCGCGCGAGCACGTGCCCGCCGTTCGGGCGCGGAACATGCTGACGAACGTCTCCACGACCCGGCCCGGTCAGTACGCCGTCCTGAACGCGCTCCGGGAGACGAGTCCGGACTACCACGCGGAGAACCGCGACCGCCTCCGCGAGCGCGTCCGGACGTTCACCACCGCCCTGGACGCCGCGGGTGCGGAGTACACCGAACCGGACGGCGCGTTCTACGTGCTCGCGAAGTTCCCCGACTACCCCGGCACACTCGAAAATACAAAACAGCTCGTCGACGAGGCCGGCGTCGCCGGAATGCCGGGGTCGGCGTTCGGCGAGTCCCGGAGCGAGTGGTTCCGGTTCGCGCTCGTCACGCCGCGCGTCGAGGCGGCCGCCGAGCGCCTCGCCGAGTACTTCGCCTAG
- a CDS encoding transcription elongation factor Spt5, which produces MGVYAVKTTASQEQTVASMIANREEPEIHAVLSPESLTSYVMVEAEGSAVLNRVMEEIPHARSLVPGESSISEVEHFLSPKPDVEGIAEGDIVELIAGPFKGEKAQVQRIDEGKDQVTVELYEATVPIPVTVRGDQIRVLDSEER; this is translated from the coding sequence ATGGGCGTGTACGCAGTCAAAACCACGGCCAGCCAGGAGCAGACCGTCGCGAGCATGATCGCGAACCGCGAGGAACCCGAGATTCACGCCGTGCTCTCCCCGGAATCCCTCACGAGTTACGTGATGGTCGAAGCAGAGGGATCCGCCGTCCTCAACCGCGTCATGGAGGAAATCCCGCACGCGCGCAGCCTCGTCCCCGGCGAGTCCTCCATCAGCGAGGTCGAGCACTTCCTCAGCCCCAAGCCCGACGTCGAGGGCATCGCCGAAGGCGACATCGTCGAACTCATCGCCGGCCCGTTCAAGGGCGAGAAAGCCCAGGTTCAGCGGATCGACGAAGGCAAAGACCAGGTCACCGTCGAGCTCTACGAAGCCACCGTCCCGATTCCGGTCACCGTCCGCGGCGACCAGATTCGCGTTCTCGACTCCGAAGAACGGTAG
- a CDS encoding TRC40/GET3/ArsA family transport-energizing ATPase, translating to MSEIEVEAVDSADLTVDAGTAEYVLYGGKGGVGKTTMAAATGLASASDGTDTLVVSTDPAHSLSDTYETEIPTRPQRIREDVPLYAVEIDPEDALERAGVFGGGGENPLGGMDAMLPGGDGEDGLEGMMPGADEAAAMQLLLRYMDDDRFERVVVDTAPTGHTLRLLELPDVLDSMMGRVMKLRQQFSGMMENLKGMMGGDAEDVGADLDELAARVERLRRVLRDPARTDFRIVMVPEEMSVFESKRLRSQLESQEIPVGTVVVNRVMEPLAAVTDAPEDAFVTPDLDSCEFCQRRWSVQQDALAEAQDLFRGTDVKRVPLFAEEVRGERMLRVVASCL from the coding sequence ATGAGCGAGATCGAAGTCGAGGCGGTGGATTCGGCCGACCTCACCGTCGACGCCGGGACGGCCGAGTACGTGCTGTACGGCGGAAAGGGCGGCGTCGGGAAGACGACGATGGCCGCCGCGACGGGACTGGCGTCGGCCAGCGACGGCACGGACACCCTCGTGGTGTCCACGGACCCCGCGCACAGCCTCAGCGACACCTACGAGACGGAGATTCCGACGCGCCCGCAGCGGATTCGAGAGGACGTGCCGCTGTACGCCGTGGAAATCGACCCTGAGGACGCCCTGGAGCGCGCGGGCGTGTTCGGTGGCGGGGGCGAGAACCCGCTCGGCGGGATGGACGCGATGCTCCCCGGCGGCGACGGCGAGGACGGCTTGGAGGGAATGATGCCGGGCGCGGACGAGGCGGCGGCGATGCAGTTGCTCCTCCGGTACATGGACGACGACCGGTTCGAGCGCGTGGTCGTGGACACCGCGCCGACGGGGCACACGCTCCGCCTGCTCGAACTCCCGGACGTCCTCGACTCGATGATGGGGCGCGTGATGAAGCTCCGCCAGCAGTTCTCGGGGATGATGGAGAACCTGAAGGGGATGATGGGCGGCGACGCGGAGGACGTGGGCGCGGACCTAGACGAGCTCGCGGCGCGCGTCGAGCGCCTCCGGCGGGTGCTCCGCGACCCCGCACGCACCGACTTCCGTATCGTCATGGTGCCCGAGGAGATGAGCGTGTTCGAGTCGAAGCGCCTCCGCAGCCAGCTCGAATCCCAGGAGATTCCGGTCGGAACCGTGGTGGTGAACCGCGTGATGGAGCCGCTCGCGGCGGTGACGGACGCGCCCGAGGACGCGTTCGTCACGCCCGACCTCGACTCGTGTGAGTTCTGTCAGCGCCGGTGGAGCGTCCAGCAGGACGCGCTCGCGGAGGCCCAAGACCTCTTCCGGGGGACGGACGTGAAGCGCGTGCCGCTGTTCGCGGAGGAGGTGCGGGGAGAGCGGATGCTGCGCGTCGTCGCGTCCTGCCTCTAG
- a CDS encoding PHP-associated domain-containing protein, translated as MTACRVDLHVKVLDDGVVERAKSRGLDALVYAPHFERLPDIRERAAAFSDDDLAVIPAREVFTGDWRDRRHLLAIGLDDPVPDFITLEGALDEFERQGAAVLAPHPAFLTVSLSSADVERYRDRIDAVETYNPKFLAHHRRRAKRLARAQDLPAFGSSYAHLPGTVGEAWTTFSEDVTAEDALVEALRSGARRVVDHQSGLAHEARCYAEFAHLGWENTYEKIDRILLSGMEPTHPRHIAYDGRFDDVRVY; from the coding sequence GTGACAGCCTGCCGGGTCGATTTACACGTGAAAGTCCTCGACGACGGCGTCGTCGAACGCGCGAAATCACGGGGGCTGGACGCGCTCGTGTACGCGCCGCACTTCGAGCGCCTTCCCGACATCCGGGAGCGCGCGGCGGCGTTCAGCGACGACGACCTCGCGGTGATTCCGGCGCGCGAGGTGTTCACGGGCGACTGGCGCGACCGCCGCCACCTCCTCGCCATCGGTTTGGACGACCCCGTTCCGGACTTCATCACGCTGGAGGGCGCGCTGGACGAGTTCGAGCGCCAGGGAGCGGCCGTGCTCGCCCCGCATCCGGCGTTCCTGACCGTGTCGCTGTCGTCGGCGGACGTGGAGCGCTACCGCGACCGCATCGACGCCGTCGAGACGTACAACCCGAAGTTCCTCGCGCACCACCGCCGCCGCGCGAAACGCCTCGCGCGCGCCCAAGACCTCCCCGCGTTCGGGTCGTCGTACGCCCACCTCCCCGGGACGGTCGGGGAGGCGTGGACGACGTTCAGCGAGGACGTCACCGCAGAGGACGCGCTCGTCGAGGCGCTCCGATCGGGCGCGCGCCGCGTCGTCGACCACCAGTCGGGTCTCGCGCACGAGGCGCGGTGTTACGCGGAGTTCGCGCACCTCGGCTGGGAGAACACCTACGAGAAAATCGACCGCATCCTCCTCTCGGGGATGGAACCGACGCATCCCCGCCACATCGCGTACGACGGCCGGTTCGACGACGTGCGCGTCTACTAG
- a CDS encoding metal-dependent hydrolase, which translates to MNKKDHVLNGLLLGVGLGYVLHPAGDVETLRTVAAATIPVVLGALFPDVDTDFGRHRKTLHSLPVLAVFVAYPYVFDNLHWVWVGVLTHYVLDVVGSKRGIALFHPLSDKEYGLPIGVSTVSNYATLVTIVITALELAVVWAAITYAPQYLPSGFDVAVNAL; encoded by the coding sequence ATGAACAAGAAAGACCACGTCCTCAACGGCCTCCTCCTCGGCGTCGGCCTGGGCTACGTCCTCCACCCCGCCGGCGACGTGGAGACGCTCCGCACCGTCGCCGCCGCGACCATCCCGGTCGTGCTCGGCGCGCTCTTCCCCGACGTCGACACCGACTTCGGCCGCCACCGCAAGACCCTGCACAGCCTCCCCGTGCTCGCCGTGTTCGTCGCGTACCCCTACGTGTTCGACAACCTCCACTGGGTGTGGGTCGGCGTGCTCACCCACTACGTGCTCGACGTGGTCGGGAGCAAGCGCGGCATCGCGCTCTTCCACCCGCTCTCGGACAAAGAGTACGGCCTCCCCATCGGCGTCAGCACCGTGAGTAACTACGCGACACTCGTCACCATTGTCATCACCGCGCTCGAACTCGCCGTCGTCTGGGCGGCCATCACGTACGCGCCCCAGTACCTCCCGAGCGGGTTCGACGTGGCCGTGAACGCCCTCTAG
- the ftsZ gene encoding cell division protein FtsZ: protein MDSIVEDAIDEAEEEPEASNAAAESAANASGRMSDEELMDVLEELQTNITVVGCGGAGSNTVNRMAEEGIHGAKLVAANTDVQHLVDTDADVKILMGQEKTKGRGAGSLPQVGEEAAIESQDEISEALDGSDMVFVTAGLGGGTGTGSAPVVAKAAREIGALTISIVTTPFTAEGEVRRTNAEAGLERLRDVSDTVIVVPNDRLLDSVGKLPVRQAFKISDEVLMRSVKGITELITKPGLVNLDFADVRTVMEKGGVAMIGLGEADSDAKAVDSVKSALRSPLLDVDISSANSALVNVTGGPDMSIEEAEGVVEEIYDRIDPDARIIWGTSIDEELDGTMRTMVVVTGVESPQIYGRNGDQAEPDEEPDGDADGGIEDIDYVE from the coding sequence ATGGACTCTATCGTAGAGGACGCGATCGACGAGGCCGAGGAGGAACCAGAGGCCTCGAACGCGGCAGCTGAGTCCGCCGCGAACGCGTCCGGTCGGATGAGCGACGAGGAACTGATGGACGTCCTCGAGGAGCTACAGACGAACATCACCGTCGTCGGCTGCGGGGGCGCGGGGTCGAACACCGTGAACCGCATGGCCGAGGAGGGCATCCACGGCGCGAAACTCGTCGCCGCGAACACCGACGTCCAGCACCTCGTGGACACCGACGCCGACGTGAAAATCCTCATGGGCCAGGAGAAGACGAAGGGCCGCGGCGCCGGGTCGCTCCCGCAGGTCGGCGAGGAAGCCGCCATCGAGAGTCAGGACGAAATCAGCGAGGCGCTCGACGGCTCGGACATGGTGTTCGTCACCGCCGGCCTCGGCGGCGGCACCGGCACCGGCAGCGCGCCCGTCGTCGCGAAAGCCGCCCGCGAGATCGGCGCGCTCACCATCAGCATCGTCACCACGCCCTTCACCGCCGAAGGCGAAGTCCGCCGCACCAACGCCGAAGCCGGCCTCGAACGACTCCGCGACGTCTCCGACACGGTCATCGTCGTGCCGAACGACCGCCTCCTCGATTCGGTCGGGAAACTCCCCGTCCGGCAGGCGTTCAAGATCTCGGACGAAGTCCTCATGCGCTCCGTGAAGGGCATCACGGAACTCATCACCAAACCCGGCCTCGTCAACCTCGACTTCGCGGACGTCCGCACCGTCATGGAGAAGGGCGGCGTCGCCATGATCGGACTCGGCGAAGCGGACTCCGACGCGAAAGCCGTCGACTCCGTCAAGTCCGCGCTCCGTTCCCCCCTCCTCGACGTCGACATCTCCAGCGCGAACAGCGCGCTCGTCAACGTCACCGGCGGCCCCGACATGAGCATCGAAGAGGCGGAGGGCGTCGTCGAGGAGATCTACGACCGCATCGACCCCGACGCCCGCATCATCTGGGGAACCAGCATCGACGAGGAACTCGACGGCACCATGCGCACCATGGTCGTCGTCACCGGCGTCGAAAGCCCCCAGATTTACGGTCGGAACGGCGACCAAGCCGAACCCGACGAAGAACCCGACGGCGACGCGGACGGCGGCATCGAGGACATCGACTACGTCGAGTAA
- a CDS encoding sodium:calcium antiporter, whose translation MSAIPVLPFPAGVERGILLVLSFAFLLLGAEVFTNSVEWLGHRLGVSESATGSILAAVGTALPETLIPVIAIIQGGESASHVGVGAILGAPFMLATIAMFLVGTSVYYFRARRTHGPELHFNEATTRRDLSFFLVGYVIAFTAAFVPEGGFGLGQETVQYGFGASLILLYVFYLYQSLQAGELVESEDLDALHFGLIFERFAARLGYDPREHGENPHVFFVAFQTLFALGIIIGGAHLFVTEIEWVSKEVLDVPVAIVALLIAPLATELPEKFNSVLWISRDKDTLAIGNITGAMAFQGTLPVTLGIVYTDWDLTLAWGTTGFLNAFSVILAVISGGILYARARSAHDDPMSFKPFLIGGVFYAAFIALLVYFVVFLGITTGGH comes from the coding sequence ATGAGCGCTATTCCCGTTCTCCCGTTCCCTGCGGGAGTCGAACGCGGCATCCTTCTCGTCCTCTCGTTCGCGTTCCTTCTGCTCGGCGCGGAAGTGTTCACGAACAGCGTCGAGTGGCTCGGCCATCGCCTCGGCGTCTCCGAGTCCGCGACGGGAAGCATCCTCGCTGCGGTCGGCACCGCACTCCCCGAGACCCTCATCCCCGTCATCGCCATCATCCAGGGCGGCGAGTCAGCGTCGCACGTCGGCGTCGGCGCGATTCTCGGCGCGCCCTTCATGCTCGCGACCATCGCGATGTTCCTCGTCGGAACCAGCGTCTACTACTTCCGGGCGCGCCGCACCCACGGCCCGGAACTCCACTTCAACGAGGCGACGACGCGCCGCGACCTCTCCTTCTTCCTCGTCGGATACGTCATCGCGTTCACCGCCGCGTTCGTCCCCGAGGGCGGCTTCGGCCTCGGGCAGGAGACCGTTCAGTACGGCTTCGGCGCCTCGCTCATCCTCCTCTACGTCTTCTACCTCTACCAGTCCCTGCAGGCGGGGGAGCTCGTGGAGTCCGAAGACCTCGACGCCCTCCACTTCGGCCTCATCTTCGAGCGGTTCGCCGCCCGCCTCGGCTACGACCCCCGCGAGCACGGTGAGAACCCGCACGTCTTCTTCGTCGCGTTCCAGACGCTGTTCGCGCTCGGCATCATCATCGGCGGCGCGCACCTCTTCGTCACCGAAATCGAGTGGGTGTCGAAGGAAGTCCTCGACGTCCCGGTCGCCATCGTCGCGCTACTCATCGCGCCGCTCGCCACCGAACTCCCCGAGAAGTTCAACAGCGTGCTCTGGATAAGCCGCGATAAGGACACGCTCGCCATCGGGAACATCACGGGCGCGATGGCGTTCCAGGGGACGCTCCCGGTCACGCTCGGCATCGTCTACACGGACTGGGATCTCACGCTCGCCTGGGGGACGACGGGCTTCCTGAACGCGTTCTCCGTCATCCTCGCCGTCATCTCAGGCGGTATCCTGTACGCTCGCGCCCGGAGCGCCCACGACGACCCGATGAGCTTCAAGCCGTTCCTCATCGGCGGCGTGTTCTACGCGGCGTTCATCGCGCTCCTCGTGTACTTCGTGGTGTTCCTCGGTATCACCACCGGAGGCCACTGA